One Coffea arabica cultivar ET-39 chromosome 5c, Coffea Arabica ET-39 HiFi, whole genome shotgun sequence DNA window includes the following coding sequences:
- the LOC113689706 gene encoding heavy metal-associated isoprenylated plant protein 16, which yields MKQKVVIRLSMSDEKSRKKAFKTVVGHAGVESTALQGKEKDQIEVVGDGIDAVKLATLLRKNVGYAELVTVSPVGEKKDGDKKDDGKTDPSSTEPPVVWSTYPYVYSSVPHHLYQARDPYYDSNCTIM from the exons ATGAAG CAAAAAGTCGTGATTAGACTTTCTATGAGTGATGAGAAGTCCCGCAAGAAGGCCTTCAAAACTGTTGTCGGTCACGCAG GTGTGGAATCTACGGCTTTGCAGGGAAAGGAAAAGGATCAAATAGAGGTTGTTGGAGATGGGATTGATGCAGTGAAGCTTGCAACTTTGCTCAGAAAAAATGTTGGCTATGCAGAGCTTGTGACCGTGAGCCCAGTTGGTGAGAAGAAAGATGGTGATAAAAAGGATGATGGCAAGACAGATCCCAGTTCTACGGAGCCACCTGTGGTTTGGTCCACTTATCCTTATGTTTACAGCAGCGTACCTCACCATCTCTATCAAGCTAGAGACCCCTATTATGACTCCAACTGCACCATCATGTAA
- the LOC113688986 gene encoding heavy metal-associated isoprenylated plant protein 16-like: MKQKVVIKLSMNDEKSRKKAFKTVVGHAGVESTALQGKEKDQIEVVGDGIDAVKLATLLRKNVGYAELVTVSPVGEKKDGDKKEDGKKDPSSTQPPVVWSTHPYVYSSVPHHLYQVRDPYDDSNCTIM, from the exons ATGAAG CAAAAAGTCGTGATTAAACTTTCTATGAATGATGAGAAGTCCCGCAAGAAGGCCTTCAAAACTGTTGTCGGTCACGCAG GTGTGGAATCTACGGCTTTGCAGGGAAAGGAAAAGGATCAAATAGAGGTTGTTGGAGATGGGATTGATGCAGTGAAGCTTGCAACTTTGCTCAGAAAAAATGTTGGGTATGCAGAGCTTGTGACCGTGAGCCCAGTTGGTGAGAAGAAAGATGGTGATAAAAAAGAAGATGGCAAGAAAGATCCCAGTTCTACACAGCCACCTGTGGTTTGGTCCACTCATCCTTATGTTTACAGCAGCGTACCTCACCATCTCTATCAAGTTAGAGACCCCTATGATGACTCCAACTGCACCATCATGTAA
- the LOC113690960 gene encoding subtilisin-like protease SBT5.3 → MRASASTIYFISLLLSLLLSPTFAIKKSYVVYLGAHSHRPEVSSIDYDRVTDYHYSFLGSFLGSKEKAQEAIFYSYTRHINGFAAILDDAEAAEISKHPEVISVFLNKGKKLHTTRSWEFLGLEHDGKIHPSSLWKRARFGEGTIIGNLDTGVWPESKSFSDDGYGPIPVKWKGTCQNGEDETFHCNRKLIGARYFNKGYASAVGKLNSTFNSPRDGEGHGSHTLSTAGGNFVVGANVFGYGNGTAKGGSPRARVAAYKVCWPPVSNNECFDADILAGIDMAIHDGVDVISVSLGGDPVPYFNDSIAIGSFHAVKHGIVVICSAGNSGPTPASVSNVAPWQITVAASTMDRHFPSYVVLGNNMRFSGESLSQEALPDKKFFPIVAAKSVKAAYASDKDAELCKAGTLDHSKAKGKILVCLRGDNARVDKGQQAAAVGAVGMVLTNDKLSGNEIIADPHVLPASHINYTDGLAVFSYIYSSRSPKAYITHPTTELGTKPAPFMAAFSSKGPNTLTPELLKPDITAPGVSVIAAFTEAQGPTSEGFDKRRVLFNSESGTSMSCPHVSGIVGLLKTLHPDWSPAAIRSAIMTSARSRDNAFEPIINASYVKASPFSYGAGHIWPNRAADPGLVYDLTANDYLTFLCSLGYNESQIALFTQVPKKCPKPISLLDLNYPSITVPKLRGSITVTRTLKNVGAPATYTAKIVSPPGVSVDIQPKSLTFARIGEEKSFKLTLQLKKPGAARDYVFGRLAWSDGKHFVRSPIVVKASY, encoded by the exons ATGAGAGCTAGTGCTTCAACCATTTACTTCATCTCACTtcttttatcattgcttcttaGTCCCACTTTTGCTATCAAAAAG TCTTATGTGGTGTACTTGGGAGCTCATTCTCACAGACCAGAAGTCTCATCCATCGACTATGATAGAGTAACAGATTACCATTATTCGTTTCTTGGGTCATTTTTGGGGAG TAAAGAGAAGGCGCAAGAGGCAATTTTCTACTCCTACACGAGACATATTAATGGTTTTGCTGCAATACTTGATGATGCAGAAGCTGCTGAGATATCTA AACATCCAGAAGTTATATCAGTGTTCCTgaataaaggaaagaaattacaCACCACCAGGTCGTGGGAATTTCTGGGGCTTGAGCATGATGGCAAAATTCATCCCAGTTCACTATGGAAGAGGGCAAGATTTGGTGAAGGCACCATTATTGGCAATCTTGACACTG GTGTATGGCCAGAATCAAAGAGCTTCAGTGATGATGGGTATGGTCCGATTCCAGTGAAGTGGAAAGGAACTTGTCAAAATGGAGAAGATGAAACATTTCACTGCAATAG GAAACTCATTGGGGCAAGATACTTCAACAAAGGATATGCTAGTGCTGTAGGAAAGCTCAATTCCACTTTCAACTCACCACGAGATGGAGAAGGCCATGGATCCCATACCTTATCAACAGCTGGTGGCAATTTTGTAGTTGGAGCAAATGTATTTGGATACGGAAATGGAACAGCAAAAGGTGGATCACCAAGAGCTCGAGTCGCAGCTTACAAGGTCTGCTGGCCTCCAGTGTCAAATAATGAGTGCTTTGATGCAGATATTTTGGCTGGCATTGATATGGCTATCCACGATGGTGTTGATGTGATTTCAGTATCACTTGGAGGAGACCCTGTTCCCTATTTCAATGACAGCATTGCAATTGGCTCCTTTCATGCTGTTAAGCATGGTATTGTAGTGATCTGCTCAGCTGGCAATTCTGGACCTACTCCTGCCTCTGTTTCCAATGTTGCACCCTGGCAGATCACAGTTGCCGCAAGCACCATGGATCGACACTTTCCGAGTTACGTTGTTCTTGGCAACAATATGCGCTTCAGT GGAGAAAGCCTTTCACAAGAAGCATTGCCAGATAAGAAGTTCTTTCCAATTGTTGCTGCCAAATCTGTTAAAGCTGCTTATGCATCAGATAAAGACGC TGAGCTTTGTAAGGCTGGAACACTAGATCATAGTAAAGCAAAGGGGAAGATCTTGGTCTGCCTGCGGGGAGATAATGCAAGGGTTGACAAGGGCCAGCAGGCTGCTGCAGTTGGTGCCGTGGGAATGGTTCTCACCAATGATAAACTTTCTGGGAATGAAATTATTGCCGATCCTCATGTTCTTCCTGCATCACATATCAATTACACTGATGGACTTGCTGTATTCTCTTACATCTATTCTTCAAG ATCTCCAAAGGCTTACATTACACATCCAACAACTGAATTAGGCACGAAGCCTGCCCCATTTATGGCAGCATTTTCATCCAAGGGACCTAACACTCTTACGCCAGAGCTTCTCAAG CCTGATATCACGGCACCAGGAGTCAGTGTGATTGCTGCTTTCACCGAAGCACAAGGGCCAACAAGTGAAGGTTTTGATAAGCGTCGAGTTCTCTTTAATTCAGAGTCAGGCACCTCAATGTCATGTCCTCATGTTTCTGGCATTGTTGGCCTCCTAAAAACTCTTCATCCAGATTGGAGTCCTGCCGCAATCCGGTCTGCAATCATGACAAGTG CAAGATCAAGGGATAATGCTTTTGAGCCAATAATAAATGCATCTTATGTCAAGGCTTCACCATTCAGCTATGGAGCAGGAcatatttggccaaaccgtgcAGCGGATCCTGGACTGGTTTATGATCTAACAGCCAATGATTACCTGACTTTTCTGTGTTCACTAGGCTACAACGAAAGCCAGATTGCATTGTTCACCCAAGTCCCCAAGAAATGCCCCAAGCCAATTAGTCTACTGGATTTGAATTACCCCTCAATCACAGTTCCAAAACTTCGTGGTTCAATCACAGTGACTAGAACTCTGAAGAATGTAGGTGCTCCGGCAACTTACACTGCCAAAATTGTCAGCCCTCCTGGAGTTTCGGTCGATATTCAACCAAAATCACTTACATTTGCAAGAATTGGTGAAGAGAAAAGCTTCAAACTTACATTGCAGTTAAAGAAACCAGGTGCAGCCAGAGATTATGTGTTTGGGAGGTTGGCATGGTCTGATGGGAAACACTTTGTAAGAAGTCCCATTGTAGTTAAGGCATCATActaa
- the LOC113690196 gene encoding cytochrome P450 724B1: MAGWFWFIMLFGLVGVLFGIILNHFLPLFSKQGLVPQGSFGWPILGETLSFLKPHPSNSIGSFLQEHCSRYGKVFTSHLFFSPTVVSCDQELNYFVLQNEDKLFQCSYPKPIHGILGKVSMLVAVNDTHKKLRNVALSLVNTTKSKPEFLNDAERIAIQVLNSWQKKEQVIFCDEARKFAFNVIVKQVVGLTPDEPRTTQILQDFLTFMRGLISFPLYIPGTPYARAVQARRRISSTIETIIEERRRNAGAENCSSKRSDFLEILLCVDTLSEDEKVSFVLDSLLGGYETTFLLTSMVVYFLAQSKVALEQLKLEHQGIRKVKDKDEYLNWEDYKKMVFTQHVINEALRSGNIVKFVHRKALKDVKFKDYVIPAGWKVLPIFSAVHLDPSIHASAFQFNPWRWLDEDQTCKKFTPFGGGSRCCPGSELGKVEVAFFLHHLIQNYRWSVEDGEEPMAYPYVEFRRGLTLNISNCSR; encoded by the exons ATGGCAGGATGGTTTTGGTTTATCATGCTATTTGGTTTGGTGGGAGTCCTGTTTGGGATAATTTTGAATCATTTCTTGCCTTTATTCTCGAAGCAAGGCCTTGTCCCTCAAGGGTCCTTTGGGTGGCCAATACTTGGAGAAACCCTTTCCTTTTTGAAGCCTCATCCTTCCAACTCAATTGGATCTTTTCTTCAAGAACACTGTTCTAG GTATGGGAAAGTTTTTACATCCCATTTATTCTTCTCCCCCACGGTGGTTTCATGTGACCAAGAACTCAACTATTTCGTACTACAAAATGAAGATAAATTATTCCAGTGTAGCTACCCAAAACCCATCCACGGTATTCTTGGAAAGGTATCAATGCTGGTTGCTGTCAATGACACACACAAGAAGCTCAGGAATGTGGCCCTCTCACTTGTGAACACCACCAAATCCAAACCTGAGTTTCTCAATGATGCTGAGAGAATAGCAATTCAGGTACTCAATTCATGGCAAAAGAAAGAACAGGTCATCTTCTGTGATGAAGCTAGAAAG TTTGCATTCAATGTAATAGTGAAGCAAGTTGTCGGTTTAACACCAGATGAGCCAAGAACTACACAGATTCTGCAAGATTTTCTTACTTTCATGAGAGGGCTGATCTCGTTTCCACTGTATATTCCGGGGACTCCATATGCAAGAGCTGTTCAG GCTAGACGTAGAATCTCTTCAACTATCGAAACAATAAtagaagaaagaaggagaaatGCTGGTGCTGAAAATTGTAGCAGTAAAAGGAGTGATTTCCTTGAGATACTGCTCTGTGTTGATACCTTATCTGAAGATGAAAAAGTTAGCTTTGTCCTTGATTCCCTACTGGGTGGCTATGAAACTACATTCCTGCTAACGTCCATGGTGGTTTACTTCCTTGCACAATCCAAAGTTGCACTTGAACAATTAAAG CTAGAGCACCAGGGCATAAGGAAAGTGAAGGACAAAGATGAATACCTGAATTGGGAAGACTACAAGAAGATGGTTTTCACTCAGCAC GTCATTAATGAAGCTCTGAGAAGTGGAAACATTGTGAAATTTGTCCACCGAAAGGCTCTTAAAGATGTCAAGTTCAAAG ATTATGTAATTCCAGCCGGTTGGAAGGTCCTACCTATTTTTAGCGCAGTTCACTTGGACCCTTCAATCCATGCCAGCGCTTTCCAATTTAATCCTTGGAGATGGCTG GATGAAGAtcaaacatgcaagaaatttaCACCCTTCGGTGGGGGGTCTCGTTGTTGTCCCGGATCTGAACTTGGAAAAGTTGAGGTCGCATTTTTCCTCCACCACCTTATACAAAACTACAG GTGGAGTGTAGAGGATGGTGAAGAACCAATGGCATACCCGTATGTAGAGTTCAGAAGGGGTTTGACACTGAATATATCTAACTGCTCCAGATGA